In the genome of Cryptomeria japonica chromosome 8, Sugi_1.0, whole genome shotgun sequence, one region contains:
- the LOC131054852 gene encoding uncharacterized protein LOC131054852 has protein sequence MGNGSSWSHEIQSKAKNSTKMCNWYIIWFFLLFLSFLLYAPWLFLSPAHNLQPPCRTTSITSPDRVPFRGDLRELSSSWNELSFPSRRDSNPRLKIALFVKKWPLGFAAGGLERHARTLHRELALRGHEIHVFTTSAPRDRAPLDTADLKLMTFHFSKPTAAGNLNSHEAWDQFVMVNQTLRNAEGKTGFDVIHSESVALAHGQAAGLPNVVASWHGIGYETIHSDIVQDLTRNPAEPRTLDLQRALNDRLQRVIEEVKFFPSYAHHVGTSDSVGEVLRTIYMLPRERVHVIINGVDEGLFKPDESAGKSFRLKYGIPESADLVIGMAGRLVKDKGHPLVFEALQTIIGSSGSGNPNFFVLIAGDGPWAARYKELGQNVKVLGPLGAAQLGGFYNALDVFLNPTLRAQGLDHTTIEAMLCGKAVMVSHFASVVKSLIVSEDFGYTFSPRLESLKKGLERVLEDGKGVLKEKGWNCRRRAESLFTAKKMGAAYERLLLCIAKGNWTGIDFCKYPLTGGD, from the coding sequence ATGGGCAATGGCAGCAGTTGGAGCCATGAAATCCAGAGCAAGGCAAAGAACAGTACGAAGATGTGCAACTGGTACATTATCTGGTTCTTCTTActcttcctctccttcctcctctacGCCCCCTGGCTTTTCCTATCTCCTGCCCACAATCTCCAGCCTCCCTGCAGGACAACAAGTATCACATCCCCGGATCGAGTCCCCTTCCGAGGTGACTTGCGCGAGCTTTCCAGCTCGTGGAATGAGCTCAGCTTCCCCTCGCGGCGGGACTCGAACCCGCGGTTGAAAATAGCCCTGTTTGTGAAAAAATGGCCGCTGGGCTTCGCCGCTGGAGGACTTGAACGCCACGCTCGAACCCTGCATCGCGAACTCGCTCTCCGCGGCCATGAAATCCACGTCTTTACGACCTCGGCGCCCCGGGATCGAGCCCCGCTGGACACAGCTGACCTCAAGCTAATGACTTTTCATTTCTCGAAGCCCACTGCGGCTGGGAACTTAAATTCCCACGAAGCATGGGATCAATTTGTGATGGTTAATCAAACCCTGAGAAATGCAGAAGGGAAAACGGGGTTCGATGTGATTCACTCTGAATCTGTTGCGCTGGCGCACGGCCAGGCAGCGGGGTTGCCTAACGTTGTTGCGTCATGGCATGGCATCGGCTACGAGACGATTCATTCGGATATAGTGCAGGATCTCACCAGAAACCCTGCTGAGCCTCGAACACTTGACTTGCAGAGAGCCTTGAACGATCGCCTGCAACGAGTAATCGAGGAGGTGAAATTTTTTCCCTCGTATGCTCACCATGTTGGCACCAGTGACTCGGTCGGAGAAGTCCTGCGCACAATCTACATGCTGCCGAGAGAAAGAGTTCATGTGATTATCAATGGCGTGGACGAAGGGCTCTTTAAGCCGGATGAATCTGCTGGAAAATCTTTTCGGCTCAAGTACGGGATCCCGGAGAGCGCAGATCTGGTGATTGGCATGGCCGGGCGGCTGGTGAAGGATAAGGGCCACCCGCTGGTTTTCGAGGCGCTGCAAACCATAATTGGAAGCTCGGGttctggaaaccctaattttttcgtTTTAATTGCAGGGGACGGGCCATGGGCGGCTAGATATAAGGAATTGGGGCAGAATGTAAAAGTTCTTGGGCCACTCGGTGCGGCTCAGCTGGGGGGATTCTATAATGCGCTGGATGTTTTCCTGAACCCGACTTTGAGGGCGCAGGGGCTCGACCACACGACCATTGAGGCCATGCTTTGTGGGAAGGCGGTTATGGTGTCGCACTTTGCGAGCGTGGTTAAGAGTTTGATTGTGAGTGAGGATTTTGGGTATACTTTTAGTCCCAGGCTTGAGTCTTTGAAGAAAGGGCTGGAGAGGGTTTTGGAGGATGGTAAGGGGGTTTTGAAGGAGAAGGGGTGGAACTGCAGGAGGAGGGCAGAGAGTTTGTTTACGGCCAAGAAGATGGGGGCTGCTTACGAGAGGCTGCTTCTGTGCATTGCAAAAGGGAATTGGACGGGCATTGATTTCTGTAAGTATCCTCTTACTGGTGGGGATTGA